The nucleotide sequence CCCGCACCTCGACCCGAGTGCCGGCGCTGAGCGCCGCCGGCCGGAGCCCGGATTTGTTCCCGGCCACCACCTCGATGGCATGGGCCTCGCCGCCGCTGGTGCGCGAGGTGATAAGGAGCCGCGCCACCGAGCCGATCGAGGGCAGCGCCTCGCCGCGAAAGCCGAGCGATGAAATGGCGAGCAGGTCGGACTCGGCGGTGAGCTTGGAGGTGGCGTGGCGCTCGACCGCCAGTTCGAGGTCCGCAGGGGTCATGCCGGCGCCGTCGTCGCCGACCCGAATCAGCCGGCGGCCGCCGCCATCGACGATCACCTCGATGCGGGACGCCCCGGCGTCGAGCGCGTTCTCGACCAGTTCCTTGACCACGGAGGCCGGGCGCTCGACCACCTCGCCGGCGGCAATGCGGTCGACCACGACCGGGGGCAACAGGCAAACCGGCATTGATGAGCCTTCAAATGCGAAACCGCCGCCAGTCTAGCAGACCGGCGGCGGCGCGAAATGTGGTCGGTCAGGGTGGGCGGCGATCAGAACCGCAGCCGCCGCGCCCGCTTGACGTGCGGGATCTTCTCGATGGCGCGCAGAAGATCGTCGGACACCTCCTCGTCCACCGCCACCAGGCAGATGGCGTTGCCGCCCGCCTTGTCGCGGCCGAGGTTGAAGGTGGCGACGTTGACGCCGGACTCGCCCAGCAGCGTGCCGAACCGGCCGATGAAGCCCGGCTTATCGTCGTTGCGGATGTAGATCATGTTGGGCGCGAACTCGGCGTCCATGTCGATCCAGCGGATCTCGACCATACGTGGCTTGCCGTCCTGCAGCACGGTGCCGGCGGCGTGGCGCGGCATGTCCTCGGCCTCGACCACGATGCGGATCAGGCTCTCGTAGTCACCCTCGTGCGAGCTCTTGACCTCTTCGATGGTGATGCCCTTCTCCTTCGCGATCGCCGCGGCGTTGACCATGTTGATCTCGGAGAGGAAGGGACGCAGCACGCCGGTGATGGCGGCGGCGTTGATGGCGCGGGTGTTGAGGCTGCCGACCGCGCCTTCGTATTCGATGCGGATGCCCTTGATCGGCGCCTCGGTGAGCTGGCCAAGGAAGGCGCCGAGCTTTTCGGCGAGCGCCACGAACGGCTTGATGCGGGGCGCTTCTTCCGCCGAAATCGAGGGGAAGTTCACCGCATTGGTGATGGCACCCTGCAACAGGTAGTCCGACATCTGCTCGGCGACCTGCAGCGCCACGTTCTCCTGGGCCTCGGTGGTGGAGGCGCCAAGATGCGGCGTGCACACCACGTTGGGCAGGCCGAACAGCGGGTTGGCGGTGGCCGGCTCGTCGACGAACACGTCGAACGCAGCTCCGGCGACCTGGCCGGACTTGATGGCGTCCGCCAGCGCCGCCTCGTCGACCAGGCCGCCGCGGGCGCAGTTGATGATGCGCACGCCCTTCTTGCATTTGGCGATGGCGTCGGCGTCGATGATGTTGCGGGTCTTGTCGGTCAGCGGCGTGTGCAGCGTGATGAAGTCGGCACGGCGCAGCAGCTCGTCGAGTTCGACCTTGTGCACGCCGAGCGCCACCGCGCGCTCGTCCGACAGATAGGGGTCGAACGCGATGACCCGCATCTTCAGGCCGACGGCGCGGTCGGCGACGATCGAGCCGATATTGCCACAGCCGATGACGCCGAGCGTCTTGGCAGTGAGCTCGACGCCCATGAACTTGTTCTTCTCCCACTTGCCGGCCTGGGTGGAGCGGTCGGCCTCGGGGATCTGGCGCGCCAGCGTCATCATCATGGCGATGGCGTGCTCGGCGGTGGTGATGGAGTTGCCGAACGGCGTGTTCATCACGATCACGCCGCGGGTGGTGGCGGCCGGGATGTCGACATTGTCGACGCCGATGCCGGCGCGGCCGACCACCTTGAGACGCGTGGCGCTCTCCAGGATCTTGGCGGTCACCTTGGTGGCGGAGCGGATGGCGAGGCCGTCATAATTGCCGATGATCTCGGCCAGCTTATCCTTGTCCTTGCCGAGCTGAGGCTGGAAATCGACCTCGATGCCGCGATCCTTGAAGATCTGAATGGCGGCCTCGGACAGCGCGTCCGAGATGAGAACCTTGGGAGCGGTCATGGTGATGTCTCGATGAAAAAGAGCTGCAGGTCGGCCCTCGACCGTTCGAGACGGACGCATTCGCGACCTTCTGAGGACGAGGGCCTCGCGCTGTCCCTCATCCGGTGGCGCGAGCGCTTGCGCGAGGCGTCTCGAAGGACGAGGGCGATGGCAAACGGACGTGCTCAGGCGGCCTTGGCGAGCTGGGCCTTGGCAGTCTCGAACGCCCAGTCGAGCCAATGGGTCAGGGCTTCGACGTCTGAGGTCTCCACCGTGGCGCCGCACCAGATGCGAAGGCCCGGAGGGGCGTCACGATAGGCGCCGATGTCGAGCGCGACCTTTTCCTTCTCCAGCGCCGAGACGATCGACTTGGCGAACGCCGCCTGCTGCTCGTTCGACAGCGCGGCGATGGTGGGGTCGACCACCTTCAGGCACACCGACGTGTTGGAGCGGATCGCCGGGTCGCCGGCAAGAAAATCGACCCACGCCGTCTTGGCCGCCCAATCGGCCAGCACCTTGGTGTTGGCGTCGGCACGGGCGATCAGGCCCTTCAGGCCGCCGACCGAGCCCGCCCACTCCAGCGCGTCGAGATAGTCCTCGACCGCCAGCATCGACGGCGTGTTGATGGTCTCGCCCTCGAAGATGCCCTCGATCAGCTTGCCGCCGGAGGTGAGGCGGAAAATCTTCGGCAGCGGCCACGGCGGGGAATAGCTGGTGAGACGCTCGACCGCGCGCGGCGAGAGGATCAGCATGCCGTGGGCCGCCTCGCCGCCCAGCACCTTCTGCCAGGAGAAGGTGGTGACGTCGAGCTTGTCCCAGGCGAGATCTTGCGCGAACGCCGCCGAGGTGGCGTCGCAGATGGTGAGGCCGTCACGGTCGGCGGCGATCCAGTCGCCGTTCGGAACCCGCACGCCGGAGGTGGTGCCGTTCCAGGTAAACACCACGTCCTGGGTCTTGGTGTCGACCTTGGCGAGGTCGACGATCTGGCCGTAGCCAGCCTTGAGGACGGTGACGTCCTTCAGCTTGAGCTGCTTGACGACGTCGGTGATCCAGCCTTCGCCGAAGGATTCCCAAGCCATCATGGTGACCGGGCGGGCGCCGAGCAGCGACCACAGCGCCATCTCGACCGCGCCGGTGTCGGAGGCCGGCACGATGCCGATGCGATAATCAGCGGGAACGCCGAGCACCTCGCGCGTCAGATCGATGGCGCGCTTGAGCTTGCCCTTGCCGAGCTTGGCGCGGTGCGAGCGGCCGAGGGCGGCGTCGTTGAGGGCTGCAAGGGACCAGCCGGGGCGCTTGGCGCAGGGGCCGGAAGAAAAATGCGAAACAGCCGGCCGCACGCCGGGCATCGTCGTCGTCATGGTATCCATCCTCTCAGATGGGCGCCCCTCGTTGGGGAGAGGTGTCCCGCGCGAGGGGCTACGCCAGGATGGCACAGCGGTCAAGCTTCAACACGCATTGAGGCGGCCCGCGCACGAAAAAAGGCGCGGCCGGGGTGGCCGCGCCTTGTGCGAAGGTGGCTAGAGACGCAGGTGGCCACAGACTCAGTCGATGGTGTAGCGGATGCCGACGCGGACCTCGTGCGCGGAGATATTGTCGGTCTTGACCTTGATGGCATTGAAGTCGGCGTCGAGACCGGACTCCGCCTTGCCGAGATCGACATAGCGATAGCCGACATCGAGCGAGGCCTTCGGGGTGAACTGGATCGCAAGACCGGCCATCACCGCCCAGGCGAGTTCCCAGTTGCTGCCGCCGGCGAAGACCGGGTCGCCGTAGAGGTCATGCCACTTGCGGGTTTCGTGATAGGCGGCGCCGATGCCGGCCCCGACATAGGGCGTGATGCCGGACCAGGTGCCAAGATCGAAATAGCCATTGAGCAACGTCGACCACGTCGTCAGCTCGCCGAACAGTTCGCCCATTATTCCGGTGAATTGCGCATTGGCGCGATAGTCGGCGGTCACATCGGCGCGAAACCAGTCAAAGTTGTAGCCGTAGCCGGCGCCGATCGACCAGGTGTCTTCCAGCTTGGCGCTGGAATCGTGGGCCGATGCCAAGCCGCCAATGACATAGTCGGCCGACACGTTGGTGTATCCGGTCCAGCCGACGTCACCGCGCAAATACCAGCCGGAGCCATATTCTTCCAGCATGGGGGGCGGAGCCGGGCGGGCAATGCCGACGTCGGCGGCGGGAGCCTCGCTCACCGCGGCAACGCCGATGGCAAGCACGAGAGCGAACAGGGTAGCGGGCTTCATGGAAGGCTCCGGAGGCGGAGAACAGGCGTCCCGATGCTCCGGAACCGCGCGTGCAGGCCGGGCGGCGGTTCGGAACATGGGACTCGAAGCGGCGAAATGACCTCCGACAGCGCGCCGTCGCGGCGCCACCCTTGAGCCGGGGAGGCCAGGGCCCGCAGATGTCATCGGCCGGGGCGGGAACCGGCGTGCGGCGCCCGCCCCGCGTGCGAGGTCAGTACTTCCGCACCACGACCGGCGGCGGCGCGTCATAGCCACCGAGCGCCCACCGCATTGCGAACTTCACGTCGTGGGAGGTGAGGTCGTGGAAGGTGGTCGGGTTGTGCACAACATTCGTGCCATCGTAATTGATGACATCATCGGTCTTGCCATCGCCGAGGCTGAGGTAACGATAGGCCAGTTCGACGGTGAATGCCGGCGTCACGTGGTAGGCGAGACCGGCATGCAAGGCCCAGGCGAAGTTCCATTGGGAGTGGGAACCCGCGTAACCACCTCCGGCGGTTCTCACATTGGCATCATCGTAGTCGCCGATGGTGACCTCGGCCACACCCAGGCCGACACCAACGAACGGCGTGATGTTGTACCATGTACCAAGATCCAGATACGCATTGGCAAGGAACAGCCACTCTGATTTTGTTGCATTATAGGTATCTGCTGCAAAATCGTTGACTGAGGTATCGTAATATCTATCGAGCGCGCGGAAGGACGTCGTGCCGCGGTATTCGCCGGTCAAGTCGGTCCTGAACCAGTTATTGAACTGATATCCGATGCCGAGGCCGAACAGCCAGCCGCTGTCGAAGCTGCCTTTGTTGAGCACTTCATACTGCGGCGCGGTGTCGCTCAGGATATTGTGATACCGGTCCAGCTGCTGGTTGGTCATGCCGATATCGCCGCGCAGATACCAACCGCTGAACTCTTCGATCACCGGAACGCGCTCCAGCAACGGCATGTCCGCCGCGATTGCACAGCTTGTCGTCAGCGCCCAGACACCGGCCGCAAGCGCGAATGTCTTTGAGCCGTTCATCTCCAATTCCCTCCGAATGGCAGGGCAACGGAATCAGCCAGCCCACGCCGGTTTACACACATCCGGAAGATTGACAGCCAAGTATTAAAGAGCACTTAACCTTAATTCTTAACCACGCGAGCTTACTTCTGATTCGCTAGCAGGTTGCAGTGTAAACACATTGTTAACCTTACCAATGCTTAAACGTGGCCGCGGCGCCGCCGCGAGGGCGCGCCCGGCCTGCTTGCGTGGCAGGCCCCTGGGTGGGTTCAGAGCGGCGAGATAGCGGTTGGAGACGCGCGCTCCCGGCGCCCGCGCTTGCCGAGACGCCGAGGCTGCACTGGTCACGCCCACATAGAGCATGCCCACATAGAGAATGTCCGGCCACGCCCAGGCCGGCTCGCGGCGAGCGAGGCCGGGCGAGGCCGGGCGAGGCCGGGCGAGCCCGCGTCGGCTCGCCCAACCGCTGCTGTCGAGAACGTTCCGGTGAAGCTGCCGCTTCGGGTCAGGCCGCGACCGCAACCTTGGCCACGGCGTCGATGACGTCGTCGACCACCGCTTCGATCAGGTCGCGGTCGTCGCCCTCGGCCATCACCCGGATCACCGGCTCGGTGCCGGACGGGCGGATCACCAACCGGCCGTCATTGCCGAGCCTTTGCTTGGCATCCTGGATTGCGGCGAGCACCAGCGCGTTCTCCAGCGGCTTGCCGGAGGCGTAGCGGACGTTCTTCAGCACCTGCGGCAGCGGCTCGAACTTGTGGCAGATCTCCGAGACGCGCTTGCCCGACCGCACCACCACGTCGAGCAGCTGCAGCGCCGCCAGCAGGCCGTCGCCGGTGGTGGCGTGGTCGGCCAGGATGATGTGGCCGGACTGCTCGCCGCCGACATTGTAGCCGTGCTCGCGCATGCACTCGAGCACGTAGCGGTCGCCGACTGCGGTACGCTCCAGCGTGAGGCCAAGCCCACCAAGATAGCGCTCCAGCCCGAGGTTCGACATCACGGTGGCAACGATGCCGGGCTTTGTCAGCCGGCCGTCGTGGTGGAAGCTGTCGGCGATCACCGCCATCAACTGGTCGCCGTCGACGATATGGCCCTTCTCGTCGACGATGGTGACGCGGTCGGCGTCGCCGTCGAGCGCGATGCCGATGTCGGCGCGCATCTCGCGCACCTTGGCGCTCAGCGCGTCGGGCTCGGTCGAGCCGCAGTCGCGGTTGATGTTGAAGCCGTTGGGCTCATCGCCGATGCGAATCACCTCGGCGCCGAGTTCCCACAGCGCGTCGCCCGCCACCTTGTAGGCGGCGCCGTTGGCGGTATCGACCACGATGCGCAGACCGTTGAGTTCGAGATTGCGCAGCAGCGTGCGCTTGGCGAACTCGACATAACGCGCCTGCACGCCCTCGATGCGGGTGGCGCGACCGAGATCGGCCGACTTGGCGAGACGCTTGTGGAGATCGGCCTCGAGCAGCGCCTCGATTTCGAGTTCAACCTCGTCGGACAGCTTGTAGCCGTCCGGCCCGAACAACTTGATGCCGTTATCGTCGTAAGGGTTATGGGAGGCGGAGATCATCACGCCGAGGTCGCACCGCATCGAACGCGTCAGCATGGCGACCGCCGGCGTCGGCATCGGCCCGACCAGGAACACGTCGAGGCCGACCGAGAGGAAGCCCGCGGTCATCGCCTGTTCGATCATATAGCCGGACAGGCGCGTGTCCTTGCCGATCAGCACCCGATGGCGGTGCTCGCCGCGCATGAACATGAGGCCGGCGGCCATGCCAACCCGCAGGGCGAGATCCGCCGTCAGCGTGCCGTTATTCGCCTTTCCGCGAATGCCGTCGGTCCCGAAATACTTACGCACCATGCCTTGATCCTTGGTTGCCGGCCGGCGGCCGGCTGTGGCGCCGCGGCATTCCGATCATAACCGGCCCTGGCGCGACGACGTTCAATATTCGTTGCTGAACCTATCGCACCCCGTTGCCGGCGGCGAGTCCGCCATGGCAGCGGACCTCGTTTAGGAACAGGGATTTGGTTTAGGAACAGGGATTTGGCGGATCGGCCGCCGGAATGGCTGGTTGCAGCGGGCACCGGCGGGCGGGCCCGGCGGATGACTTGTCCGTCCCGCTCCGGTAGAGTTCCATCGGTTGCTCTTGGAACTGACAGCACGATAACACCAGTCAAATCGGGAGGAGCACATGCCGGAACGGGACACGCAACAGCCGCTTTGGCAGCCGAACCCCGAGCGGGTGGCCGCCAGCAATCTTGCCGCCTTCATGCGCGCCGCCGAGCCGATCGCCGGGCGGCGCTTTAGCAGCTACGCCGAGTTGCACGCCTGGTCGGTCGAGCACCGGCCGGCGTTCTGGGACCTGATCTGGGACCATTGCGGGGTGATCGGCGACAAGGGCCCGCGCATCCTGATCGACGATGCCATGCCCGGCGCCCGCTTCTTCCCCGACGCCCGGCTCAATTTCGCCGAGAACCTGCTGCGCCGCAACGACGCCACCACCGCGCTGGTGTTCCGCGGCGAGGACAAGCTGGAGCGCCGCCTGAGCTGGGCCGAACTGAACGCCCTGGTATCGCGGCTTCAGCAGGCGCTGGCCGCGGCCGGGGTCGGAGTCGGCGACCGCGTCGCGGCGATGCTGCCGAACCTGCCAGAAGCCATCGCGGTGATGCTCGCGACCGCCTCGCTTGGCGCGGTGTTCTCGTCCTGCTCGCCCGATTTCGGCGAGCGCGGCGTGCTCGACCGCTTCGGCCAGATCGAGCCCAAGGTGCTGGTGTCGTGCGACGGCTACTGGTACGCCGGCAAGCGCATCCTGATCGCCGACAAGCTCGCTGCGGTCACCGCCAAGCTGCCGACGGTCGAGAAAGTGGTGATCGTGCCCTATCTCGGCGACGCCGGAACCATTGCGGCGAGCCTGCCGAACGGCGTCGCGCTCGCCAAATTCCTCGGGCCGTTCCAGGCCAAGCCGGTCACCTACGTCCGGCTGCCGTTTGCGACCCCGCTTTATATCCTCTATTCGTCCGGCACCACGGGCGTGCCGAAGTGCATCGTCCACGGCGCCGGCGGCACGCTGCTGCAGCACCTGAAAGAACATCGGCTGCACTGCGGCGTGAAGCCGGACGACCGGGTGTTCTATTTCACCACGCTGGGCTGGATGATGTGGAACTGGCTGGCCTCGGCGCTGGCCAGCGAGGCAACCGTGATCCTGTTCGACGGCTCGCCGTTTGCGCCGACCCAGACCGTGTTGTTCGACTACGCCCAGTTCGAGCGGGTGACGGTGTTCGGCACCTCGGCGAAATACATCGACGCCTGCAAGAAGGCCGGGCTCGAGCCCGCCCGCACGCACAATCTGTCCGCCCTCGAACTGATCACCTCGACCGGATCGCCCCTGGCGCCGGACTGCTTCGACTGGGTCTATCGGGCGATCAAAAGCGACGTGCACCTTGCCTCGATCTCCGGCGGCACCGACATCGTGTCGTGCTTCGTGCTCGGCGATCCGACCTCGCCGGTGTGGCGCAGCGAGATCCAGGCGCCGGGCCTCGGCATGGCGGTCGACGTGTTGGGCGAGAGCGGCACGCCGATCCGCCAGGAGCGCGGCGAGCTGGTGTGCACCAAGGCATTCCCGTCGATGCCGGTGAAGTTCTGGAACGACCCTGACGGTGCCAAATATCGTGCTGCCTATTTCGAGCGCTTCCCCGGCGTGTGGTGCCACGGCGACTTTGCGGAGTGGACCGAGCACGGCGGCATGATCATCCACGGCCGCTCCGACGCAACCCTCAACCCCGGCGGGGTACGGATCGGCACCGCGGAGATCTACGCCCAGGTCGAGCAAATTCCGGAAGTGATCGAGGCAATCGCCATCGGCCAGGATTGGGAGCACGACGTGCGGGTGGTGCTGTTCGTGCGGCTGAAGGACGGCGTCGAACTCGACGACGCGCTGACCAAGCGGATCAAGGACCGCATCCGCGCCGGCGCCTCGCCGCGTCACGTGCCGGCCAAGATCCTGCCTGTCGCCGACATTCCGCGCACCCGCTCGGGAAAAATCACTGAACTCGCGGTGCGCGATATCGTCCACGGCCGGCCGGTGAAGAACACCGAGGCGCTGGCCAATCCGGAGGCGCTGTCGCTGTTCGAGGGACTGGGCGAGCTCACGACATAGTCTGCCGCGGGCGCCACGGCGCCGACACTCGGTCGGGGCCGGGAAATGCAAATGGCCGGGGCGACGCCCGGCCATCGTGACGGTCGCTTAGGGCGGAATGCCGGCCGGTCGGCGAGATCAGTTCGACGCCTGCGTCAGCGACGCCCGGCGCGGCGCGGCCGCGAAGCCCGGGCGGCCACCGCGCACGAAGTCGCACCACAGGCCGGGAACGCCGGCGAGCGTGCCGCGGAACGAGCGGTTGCCGGTCTTGATCACGTCGAAGCACGGCTCGAACACCATGCCGCGCAGCGCGGCGCACACGGCTTCGCCGCGAACCCGCAGCGTATCGCGCGGCAGCGCCACATAACGCTCCGGATCGGAGCCCTTCAGCCGAACGCGGCCGGACACCGAACCGTCGGTCATGATCTTGCCCTGTCCGGCGGTCCCGTCGAAACAGGTGAAAGCGAACTGGCGTCCCACCACGAACTCGCGCGCCTGGTGGGCGTTCAATGTCTCCGCCACGACTGGGGTCGCGGCCATGACGAGAGCGGCGGCAATGGCCGTGCGCAGCGACATGATACCCCCTTCGGAAATTAACCAACACAAACCACAGCGGAACACGCAACGCAAGACCCGGGCCGCCCACCGCAAACCCAGCATCGCCGGCAATTGAGGGTGGCCCATGTTGGAAAACAAGACATTAACAAAGGTGTTGCAAATAGATCATACACGGAAACTCTTTCGGCGTCGGCAGAATTCGGCGCAAATGGGGCATGCAGCGCCAGCGCCGACGTGCAGACCCGCTTCCGGCAATGGACAATGCCGGCGGCGACCGTTAAGGCCCGAGATCGAGGGACAGCACCCGCTGCGGTCGAGAACGCGGCCGCCACGGCCGATCCGCCGCGCAGCGGATCATCATCGCGCATCAGGCGAGGCATCATGATCATCCTCGGCATCCACACCAACCACGACGCTTCGGCTGCGCTGTTCGACAACTACCGCATGGTGTCGGCGGTGGCGCTCGAGCGGCTGACCCGCATCAAGAGCGACGGCTACCGCTACCCGGCCGAGGCGGTCGAGGAATGCCTTGCCATTGCCGGGCTGAGGCGCGAGGACGTCGACGTCATCGCGCTGCCGCGCTCGGAATTCGCGCCGAAATACTTCAAGCGCCAAGCGTGGTGGTCACGAGCGAAAGCCGACGGCGAGGGCCGGGTCGATCTGTTCCGCCAGATGGCGCTCCATCTCGGCGCGGCGCCGGACACCATCTTCGACGTCAAGCTGTGGCTCGATGACCACGGCTTTTCGCCCTCCACCCGCGTCCACTTCTACAACCACCACAACGCCCATGCTTTGGGCGCGCTGTTCCACACCGACTGGTCGGACGCGCTCATCTACACCGCCGACGGTTATGGCGACCGCGTCAACGCCTCCGCCCGCCAGTTCAAAGACGGCAAGCTGACCGCGCTGTGGGGCGACGATCGCGACGGCCTCAAGCTGCTCGGCTATGAGGGCGCGCGCTCATCGATCGGGCAGCTCTATCTGGAGGTGACGGCGGCGCTCGGCTTCAAACCGCTGCGCCACGAGGGCAAGGTGCTGGGCCTTGCTGCCTGGGGCAAACCGGTGTTCGCGCCCGAGCTACGCGCCAACTACACCGTCGACGCGCTGGGCCGCACCCACGGCAAGATGCGCCTCAAGGATCTGCGCCGCCGCCTCCAGGAAATGGTGAAGAGCGCGCCGCGCGAGGACGTCGCCGCGTCGGTGCAGAGCGTGCTGGAGGACGTGGTACTGGAGGCGGTCGGCAACATCCTCCAACGCCACCCGGCCAAGGCGCTCGGCCTCGCCGGCGGGGTGTTCGCCAACGTCAAGCTCAACCAGCGCCTGGCCGAGCGCTTTCCGTTCGATGAGCTGTTCGTCTATCCGGCAATGTCGGACGCCGGCATCGCCGCCGGCGGCGTGCTGGAGTTCCTGCTTCAGCGCGACGGGCTGCCGGCCTGGCTGGGTCGGCGCTACCGTTTCGGCGCGCTCTATTACGGCCGCGACTTCGACGCCGATGCCGAAGACGCCTTCCGCGCCGCTGGCGCCTACGCCGAATATGTCGGCGACCCCGCCGCCGAGGCGGCGCGGCGCATCGCCGAGGGCGCCATCGTCGGCACCTTCCTGGGTCCGATGGAATATGGCCCGCGGGCGCTCGGTGCGCGCTCGATCATGGCGCGCGCCATCGACCGCTCCATCAACGACACCCTCAACAAACGGCTCGACCGCACCGAGTTCATGCCGTTCGCACCGGTGGTGCGCATCGAGCGCTACGCCGAGGTTTTTGAACTGCCGAAGAGCCTCGTCTACCCGGCCAATTTCATGACCACCACCTGTGATGTGAAGCCCGCTTGGCGCGACAAGGTTCCGGCCGTCACCCACGTCGACGGCACCGCCCGGCCACAGTTGATCAGCCGCGGCCAGAACCGGGTTTATTGGGACATCCTGGACGAATACGAGAAGCTCACCGGCCTGCCGGTCTTGATCAACACCTCGTTCAACGTCCACGAGGAGCCGATCATCAACGCGCCGGTCGAATGCGTCCGCGCCCTCAAGGACAGGCGGGTCGACCTCGTCGTCACCCAGGGCGCGATCTGGAGCTTTGCCGGCTAAAGTCGCCCTATCAAGGGGTATCGGACCTGGCCCGTCATGCCCGCGCTCGTCGCGAGCATCCAGGTCCTATCCGGTTTCCGCCTGGTCGGTTCGTGATCCCGGAAACAACGTCGCCGAAAAGTCCTTGATCGGAAATTCTATTTTCCGACGACCGCATACGAAAAACCGGCCTGATCGTCCGGATTTGTATTAAATGCCTAGGAAAGACGTGGATGGCCGGGACAAAGCCCGGCCATGACGGCGACAGAGTTCCATGACCGCCGGCGTCAGTCGACTTTCTTGATGCTGTTGACGATGGCCGTCAGCGCCGCGGCGTTGGCCTTCTCGCCCTCCTCGGAGCCCCAATAGGTCACGATGATCGCGGTGGTCGGGCTGGCAACGATGACGCCGACACTGACCTCGGTCGCCGCATCGTCCTCGTCGACACCTTTGTACTCGATGAAAAAAGCGTCCAGGCCGCCGATCTTGCCTTCCGACCGCTTCTCGGTCTTCTGGTCGATGCGGACGCCTTCGCTGATCAGATAGGCGACCGCCTGGGTGACGGCGTCCTCCAGCTTCGAGATGCTGGCGACTTCGGCCGCGATATAGATTTCCTCGTCTTTGGAGGTCGACTCCACGCCCCTGTCGATTTCGTCGGTGTCCCAGTCGTCCGGCAGGGTGATGGCGGCAACCGGCGGCGTGCCGAGGCGGAAGGTGGCGGCCTCGGCCGCGGCCGTGAACGCCAGCGAAGCAACGACTGCGAAAATCATCCGCATGGGAAGCCCTCAATTGCAGAGAAGCCCAGCGTGGCATGGCGCGCGATTTACCGCCAGAGCCCTGGTGGGGGACGCGGCGGCCGGCACCGCTATGCCGCAGCCCTCCCGGCTTGACGCCGGCGCTGGCTTTCCGCACAGTCCGCCCGTCCGAAGGGGGGCCCCGTGCGGGGCTGAGATCGGGAGCGCCCGACCACCCTTTGAACCTGAACCGGTTCGTACCGGCGGAGGGATGCGGACGTCGCGGGCCAGCGGGCTCAGCGCTTCTCACTCAACTCCGGTACCGGCGCGTTGATCTGCCGCACAGCGGCAGCTTCGGCGCGCCGTCCGCGGCAAGCGGCGCCGGTGCTGCGGGAGAAACGCGACAACGACAGGCCGTCCAGATGACCATCCACACCAAGCCCGCCTTCGCCGTCACCACCGGTCCGCTCAAAGGCTCGCGCAAGGTCTATGACGCCGGCCGGCGCTTCCCCGAGTTGCGGGTGCCAGGCCGCGCCATTGAGGTCGAAGGCGAGCCCAGCGTGCGGGTCTACGATCCATCAGGTCCCTTCACCGACGCCGAGGCCTTGATCGACATCGCGGCCGGCCTGCCGCGTCACCGCGAGCCTTGGGTGCGCGCCCGCGGCGACGTCGAGGTGGTCGCGGCCACCGCCATTCCGCCGCTCGGCAAGGCCGGCGCGGTGCCGGCGTTTCCGGTGAAGCATCGCCCGCTGCGCGGAAAGCCCGGCGCGGTGCCGACCCAGCTCGCCTACGCCCGCGCCGGCATCGTCACGCCGGAGATGGAATTTGTTGCCATCCGCGAGAATCTCGGCCGCACCAAAGCCGCCGAGCAGGCGCGCGACGGCGAGGATTTCGGCGCGTCGATCCCCGATCTCGTCACGCCGGAATTCGTGCGTGATGAAGTTGCGCGCGGCCGCGCCATCATCCCCGCCAACATC is from Blastochloris viridis and encodes:
- a CDS encoding carbamoyltransferase C-terminal domain-containing protein, which translates into the protein MIILGIHTNHDASAALFDNYRMVSAVALERLTRIKSDGYRYPAEAVEECLAIAGLRREDVDVIALPRSEFAPKYFKRQAWWSRAKADGEGRVDLFRQMALHLGAAPDTIFDVKLWLDDHGFSPSTRVHFYNHHNAHALGALFHTDWSDALIYTADGYGDRVNASARQFKDGKLTALWGDDRDGLKLLGYEGARSSIGQLYLEVTAALGFKPLRHEGKVLGLAAWGKPVFAPELRANYTVDALGRTHGKMRLKDLRRRLQEMVKSAPREDVAASVQSVLEDVVLEAVGNILQRHPAKALGLAGGVFANVKLNQRLAERFPFDELFVYPAMSDAGIAAGGVLEFLLQRDGLPAWLGRRYRFGALYYGRDFDADAEDAFRAAGAYAEYVGDPAAEAARRIAEGAIVGTFLGPMEYGPRALGARSIMARAIDRSINDTLNKRLDRTEFMPFAPVVRIERYAEVFELPKSLVYPANFMTTTCDVKPAWRDKVPAVTHVDGTARPQLISRGQNRVYWDILDEYEKLTGLPVLINTSFNVHEEPIINAPVECVRALKDRRVDLVVTQGAIWSFAG
- a CDS encoding acetoacetate--CoA ligase; translation: MPERDTQQPLWQPNPERVAASNLAAFMRAAEPIAGRRFSSYAELHAWSVEHRPAFWDLIWDHCGVIGDKGPRILIDDAMPGARFFPDARLNFAENLLRRNDATTALVFRGEDKLERRLSWAELNALVSRLQQALAAAGVGVGDRVAAMLPNLPEAIAVMLATASLGAVFSSCSPDFGERGVLDRFGQIEPKVLVSCDGYWYAGKRILIADKLAAVTAKLPTVEKVVIVPYLGDAGTIAASLPNGVALAKFLGPFQAKPVTYVRLPFATPLYILYSSGTTGVPKCIVHGAGGTLLQHLKEHRLHCGVKPDDRVFYFTTLGWMMWNWLASALASEATVILFDGSPFAPTQTVLFDYAQFERVTVFGTSAKYIDACKKAGLEPARTHNLSALELITSTGSPLAPDCFDWVYRAIKSDVHLASISGGTDIVSCFVLGDPTSPVWRSEIQAPGLGMAVDVLGESGTPIRQERGELVCTKAFPSMPVKFWNDPDGAKYRAAYFERFPGVWCHGDFAEWTEHGGMIIHGRSDATLNPGGVRIGTAEIYAQVEQIPEVIEAIAIGQDWEHDVRVVLFVRLKDGVELDDALTKRIKDRIRAGASPRHVPAKILPVADIPRTRSGKITELAVRDIVHGRPVKNTEALANPEALSLFEGLGELTT